The DNA window GTTTGAGATGGAATGAGGGCCACCGGACGCAGGACAGACAAAAGGAGGTGTTATTGGGCAAAAAAAAGATAGATACACAAAAAAGGGCTCTTCTGTGCATTAACGCGTTGCTGGAAAATAAGGCGAAAGATATGATCATCCTGAATGTGAAAGAACTATCTACTTTTGCCGACTATTTTGTTATCTGCAGCGGGACCTCTGACCGGCAGGTACGGGCCCTTGCCTCATCAATTCGGGAGAACTTGAAAAAGTCCGGAATTGTCCCCTTAGGGGTAGAAGGTGAAAATCTGGGGAAATGGGTGCTCATGGATTACGATGACTTAATTGTCCATATCTTTTACGACCCCGTCAGGGTATTTTACGATCTCGAGCGGTTATGGTCAGATGCTCCCAGGATGGAGATCGGGGAAGATGTTACCAAAGTGACCTCTCTTGATAAAGGAATGTAGTATTGAAAAGTATCCTCACAGGTCTTGCCGATGTTATTTTCCCGCCCAGGTGCGTGACATGTGGAGTTGTACTGAGGCGTAATAAAACCTTCCATTTCTGTTCCGTCTGTTTTTCGAGGATAAATTTTATCCAATCACCTCTCTGTTCCCGTTGTGGAATCCCCTTTAACGGCCCCGATGGTGGTGACCATCTCTGTGGTGATTGTCTCACCTCAAAAACATACTTTTCGGTAGCCCGGGCCGTCGGACGGTACGAAACTACAATGTTGGATGCGATCCACCGGTTTAAATACAGGGGAAAGATCGCTGTCGGAGAAATCTTAGGAAGATTGATGGTGGATTTTGCATATCCTGCCCTTGATATCAAGGAGTATTCGTTGATCATGCCGGCTCCCCTGCACCCGAAGAGATTAAGAGAGCGGGGGTTTAACCAGTCCGTTATCCTGGCCCTGGCGGTCGCGAAGAGATTTTCCCTTCCCTTGGACTTTACAACACTAAGACGGCGTATCCACACGAAACCACAGATCAGCCTGGGGAAAAAAGAGAGGGAAACAAACGTACAAGGTGCCTTTGAGGTCTCCGAGGAAAAAAAGATAAGGGGAAAAAACATCATCCTCGTGGACGATGTATATACCACGGGCAGTACAGTGAAGGAGTGTGCCCG is part of the Syntrophales bacterium genome and encodes:
- the rsfS gene encoding ribosome silencing factor, with protein sequence MGKKKIDTQKRALLCINALLENKAKDMIILNVKELSTFADYFVICSGTSDRQVRALASSIRENLKKSGIVPLGVEGENLGKWVLMDYDDLIVHIFYDPVRVFYDLERLWSDAPRMEIGEDVTKVTSLDKGM
- a CDS encoding ComF family protein, with amino-acid sequence MKSILTGLADVIFPPRCVTCGVVLRRNKTFHFCSVCFSRINFIQSPLCSRCGIPFNGPDGGDHLCGDCLTSKTYFSVARAVGRYETTMLDAIHRFKYRGKIAVGEILGRLMVDFAYPALDIKEYSLIMPAPLHPKRLRERGFNQSVILALAVAKRFSLPLDFTTLRRRIHTKPQISLGKKERETNVQGAFEVSEEKKIRGKNIILVDDVYTTGSTVKECARVLTKSKAAKVAVLTLARAVQPDSGRGVSDQGQI